From Sardina pilchardus chromosome 9, fSarPil1.1, whole genome shotgun sequence, a single genomic window includes:
- the atp6ap1la gene encoding ATPase H+ transporting accessory protein 1 like a, with product MAQQRIFTCFILFLFIFFSLASSYSQVPTTVQRSLDAASPQTSNVRNDGEGSGGTRASKGESTSLAAENPPKNVLQPYGWWLYSPLHTKRKLLQAPGSILPYSPLKVIYNGKMCILFRARKLAIRYKNYTLVDLTERAFGPEAQVDTKGSSCSKDKATLIMRFGDVEDLRGLAIRLQMSNTFYESAGQNWFTLDSVHIHYNWTHEATFNATDVYAPSTNSYHCQHVSSLQKYDTLLVPSSNTDNAANWHITFTDFQIQAFNVLSNKFASPSDCATFFTPAILMGLITSLILLLVLAYALHMVVHLKHIDRYEEHKTTVYFPRSTEAECTEKSNL from the exons ATGGCACAACAAAGGATTTTTacgtgttttattttatttttgtttattttcttcagTCTTGCATCGTCGTACAGTCAAGTGCCTACCACTGTACAGAGGAG TTTGGATGCCGCCTCACCTCAAACCAGCAATGTCAGAAATG ATGGAGAGGGCAGTGGAGGCACCAGAGCCTCGAAAGGGGAAAGCACATCGCTTGCTGCTGAAAACCCACCGAAAAATGTCCTGCAG CCATATGGATGGTGGTTGTACTCGCCTCTGCACACCAAACGGAAGCTGCTCCAGGCCCCTGGATCCATCCTGCCCTATTCCCCCCTGAAGGTGATATACAACGGCAAGATGTGTATCCTCTTCAGAGCTCGCAAGCTGGCCATCAGGTACAAGAATTACACTCTGGTGGACCTCACAGAGAGGGCTTTTGGCCCAGAGGCACAGGTGGACACCAAAGGCTCATCCTGCAGCAAAGACAAAGCCAC TCTCATCATGCGCTTTGGGGATGTAGAGGACCTAAGAGGGTTAGCTATCAG ACTGCAGATGTCCAACACATTTTATGAGTCAGCTGGGCAGAACTGGTTCACTCTAGATAGCGTCCACATCCACTACAACTGGACACATGAGGCCACTTTCAATGCCACTGATGTCTATGCCCCTTCAACCAACTCATACCACTGCCAACATGTCAGTAGCCTCCAGAAATATGACACCCTCCTGGTGCCAAGCTCCAATACTGATAATGCTGCAAACTGGCACATCACATTCACTGACTTTCAG ATTCAAGCTTTCAATGTCCTCTCCAACAAGTTTGCCTCTCCCAGTGACTGTGCGACATTTTTCACTCCAGCCATCCTGATGGGTCTGATAACCTCTCTGATCCTGCTGCTAGTTCTGGCGTACGCACTGCACATGGTGGTGCACCTCAAGCACATCGACCGCTATGAAGAGCACAAGACCACTGTCTACTTCCCCCGTAGTACAGAAGCTGAATGCACAGAGAAAAGCAACTTGTGA
- the rps23 gene encoding 40S ribosomal protein S23, which produces MGKCRGLRTARKLRNHRREQKWHDKQYKKAHLGTALKANPFGGASHAKGIVLEKVGVEAKQPNSAIRKCVRVQLIKNGKKITAFVPNDGCLNFIEENDEVLVAGFGRKGHAVGDIPGVRFKVVKVANVSLLALYKGKKERPRS; this is translated from the exons ATGG GCAAGTGTCGTGGTCTGCGTACCGCCAGGAAGCTGCGGAACCATCGCCGTGAGCAGAAATGGCACGATAAACAGTACAAGAAGGCCCATTTGGGTACGGCTCTGAAGGCCAATCCTTTCGGTGGCGCATCTCATGCCAAAGGCATTGTCCTTGAGAAAGT TGGTGTTGAAGCTAAGCAGCCCAACTCTGCCATTAGGAAGTGTGTCAGGGTCCAGCTGATCAAGAACGGCAAAAAAATTACTGCATTTGTTCCAAATGATGGTTGCTTGAACTTCATTGAG GAAAACGATGAAGTTCTTGTGGCAGGATTTGGTCGCAAGGGCCATGCCGTTGGTGATATCCCTGGTGTGCGATTCAAGGTGGTGAAAGTTGCCAATGTGTCACTCCTGGCTTTGTACAAAGGCAAGAAAGAGAGACCAAGATCATAA